The following coding sequences lie in one Cannabis sativa cultivar Pink pepper isolate KNU-18-1 chromosome 5, ASM2916894v1, whole genome shotgun sequence genomic window:
- the LOC133038386 gene encoding uncharacterized protein LOC133038386 produces MDKSWISNNNRLSAKYNKGLQKFIRLSSSHLNEENKIRCPCVMCMNLYFHDLQTIERHIYVKGFYTRYVNWVHHGEDILEESDHDNDDATDVEDFSDIGDNNNDIDHDDNDDMIPAIEDLAQEVPTHNASENFEDSSHKEKWKNFHNLFDEVEKELYPGCTKFSSLTFMVKLMHIKVLTSLSIKGFDMILELLKDAFPDDNKIPNSYYEVKKILSGLGLECETIDVCKDDCCLYWKNNKDATNCPICGHERYEYQGTKGKKIPHKKMHYFPITPRLQRLFMSRHTAADMRWHKEKRVDTEGVLRHPADAEAWKDFDKQYPDFAKEPRNIRLGFATDGFNPFGDLSNSYSMWPVILMPYNMPPWICMKRESLMMVVLIPGRRAPGKDIDVYLQPLIEELKELWEKGVRTFDVVDKTYFTMRAAVLWTINDFPAYGTVSGYSTQGYKACPVCDDLIFVKDAVQSFVAWPEHLIIFGDSEALKTMEKNEHLSPHVPTQKASTSSMNVKDSPVPFVMPKIIPRSVKAILLSVQYRKSREEYRIEIDPNIFGSDQDLYIEPKDIVHLGTNVEIGAECIAFYIR; encoded by the exons ATGGATAAGAGTTGGATTTCTAATAACAATAGATTGTCTGCCAAGTACAATAAGGGATTGCAAAAATTCATTAGATTATCAAGTAGTCATCTGAATGAGGAGAATAAGATTCGGTGCCCATGTgttatgtgtatgaatttatacttTCATGACTTACAGACAATTGAGCGTCATATCTACGTAAAAGGGTTTTATACTCGATATGTTAACTGGGTACATCACGGGGAAGATATTTTAGAAGAAAGTGATCATGATAATGATGATGCTACTGATGTCGAAGATTTCAGTGATATTGGCGATAATAATAATGACATTGACCATGATGACAATGATGATATGATCCCAGCAATTGAAGACTTGGCTCAAGAAGTTCCTACACATAATGCTTCTGAGAATTTTGAGGATTCAAGTCATAAGGAGAAATGGAAAAACTTCCATAACTTATTTGATGAAGTAGAAAAAGAATTGTATCCTGGATGTACAAAGTTTTCAAGTTTGACTTTCATGGTTAAGCTAATGCATATAAAAGTATTGACTAGCTTGAGTATTAAAGGCTTCGACATGATTCTTGAGCTTCTTAAGGATGCATTTCCTGATGATAACAAAATCCCAAATTCTTATTATGAGGTTAAGAAAATATTGAGTGGTCTTGGTTTAGAGTGCGAAACAATAGATGTATGTAAGgatgattgttgtttgtacTGGAAAAACAATAAAGATGCTACAAATTGTCCTATATGTGGTCATGAAAGATATGAGTACCAAGGaactaaaggaaaaaaaataccaCATAAAAAGATGCATTATTTTCCAATAACTCCCCGTTTACAACGACTTTTTATGTCAAGACACACCGCAGCAGATATGAGGTGGCACAAAGAAAAACGTGTGGATACTGAAGGTGTACTTAGACATCCGGCAGATGCAGAGGCTTGGAAAGATTTCGATAAGCAATATCCTGATTTTGCCAAAGAGCCTCGAAACATTAGGTTGGGATTTGCAACAGATGGGTTTAATCCGTTTGGTGATTTATCAAACTCATACAGCATGTGGCCAGTAATACTAATGCCATATAATATGCCACCATGGATATGCATGAAACGAGAATCCTTAATGATGGTAGTACTTATTCCTGGACGTCGTGCTCCAGGTAAGGACATAGATGTCTATTTACAACCCTTAATTGAAGAACTAAAAGAATTATGGGAGAAAGGAGTAAGAACTTTTGATGTTGTTGATAAAACATATTTTACAATGCGTGCTGCTGTGTTATGGACAATTAATGATTTCCCTGCATATGGTACTGTGTCCGGCTATAGCACTCAAGGGTATAAGGCATGTCCAGTTTGTGATGATTTAATCTTCGTAAAAGATGCAGTCCAAAGCTTTGTTGCATGGCCGGAACACTTAATCATCTTTGGTGATTCTGAG gcaTTAAAAACTATGGAGAAAAATGAACATTTATCTCCACACGTGCCAACTCAGAAAGCTTCAACAAGTTCGATGAATGTGAAAGACTCTCCTGTTCCATTTGTTATGCCCAAAATCATCCCAAGGAGCGTCAAAGCTATATTGTTAAGTGTTCAATATCGCAAAAGTAGAGAAGAGTATCGTATTGAAATAGATCCAAATATTTTTGGGTCTGATCAAGATTTGTATATTGAACCTAAAGATATAGTTCATCTTGGCACAAATGTTGAGATTGGAGCTGAGTGTATCGCATTTTATATAAGGTAA